A segment of the Anaerolineae bacterium genome:
AGCAAATCGAAAACCAGAACCCTTCCTTTAGTTATTATGACGCTCTTTCCATACCGCCGGTCGTTTTGCTCAATCAGCGCCAGGCATTTCGGGTTTTACGTTCCCCAGGCGATCGAAAACCGTATGTCGAAGCGGTTGAACTGCCGCGCTACTATCCTGACAAATTCAAAGACGCCGTGGCGAAGCTCGAAGTGGAGCTTTTTGAAGGCGCTGCTCCGGATCAGATTTACCGCAGTTTGCTTGACTTGCAGAAAACTCCCGGCTTACTCTGCCGGGCAACCTGGAGTTGTGATCGGTATACCTACCTGCTGGGTCTGGCGGCAGAGTTGAACGGCGACCAAAACGCGGCGGTGGCAGCGTACTATCGTTTATGGATGGATTACAGCAAATCACCCTTTACTACCATGGCGCGCTTGAAATTGCGCTCCCTCAGCACACCGACCTTTACCCCCACCTCCACCTCAACGCAGACACCTACACCAATGCCCTCACCCACGGCTACTCCGTTTGTGCCTACCGTGCCTGTCCCAACCGGTGCGACTCCGACCACAGGTCCTTTCACCCCCACCAGCGCACCCTTGCCGACCATTCCCTCTGGAACGACCAGTCCTTACCCTGGGCCAGCACTGCCTACGGGTCCTGTACCGACTCAACCTGGACCTTATCCTTCTCCTTGAGGCACTTTTCCAACGAACAGGACACGAAACGCCGCCCTATGGTTGCGCCAGAGGGACCGAGAAGCCGAACAGTGAGCCTTCGCCTTCTTTTGATTCAACCCAGACGTGTCCACCGGCTGCTTCTACGATCCGTTTGACAATCGATAACCCCAGTCCTGTCCCCTGACGGTGACTTTTCCTGGCGTTTGATGCCCGAAAGAACTCCTGGAACAGATTCTTTTGATCTGCTTCTGGAATGCCAATCCCGCTATCTCTAATCTCGCCGATCAATTGACCGTCTTCGGTCCTTAATGTGACTTCAACAAAACCTTTTTCTGTGTACTTAATAGCATTTCCAATCAGGTTTGTCCAAACGCTGGTGAAATGATCGCGATTCCCGAAAATGACTTTAGGGCCTGATTGGATATGCAGACGAAAATCCAAACCCTTCTCAATCGCCTGAGGCATCATTTTTTCAACAACCGCATTCAAAATTTCTTCCAGATCAATTTTTTCTACCTCACCTTCCTGGATTTGAGCCTGCACTCGACCAAGTTCAAGCAAATCGTTGATTAATTTCATTTGCTCTTGCGCTCGTTTGAGACACTTTTCGATGATTCCTTTTTGTTCCTCTGGAGAGATATAACCATCTTGAATCAATTTTAAGTATGTATGAATAGCTGCAATTGGTGCCTGTAATTCGTGAGTGACCAGACGGATAAATTGCATTTTAGAGCGATCCAATTCTTCCAGACGGGCTTTTTCCTCCTGCAAACGACGCGCTTCTGCTTCAATGCTTTGCAAACGCCTGGTTTCAAGAGACAGACGCCTGCGTTCCAAACCCTGGCGAACAACTAAAAGCAAGTCATCCACAGAGAAGGGTTTGGTCAGAAAATCATAGGCACCTTCTTTAATTGCCCGCACCGCCATCTCAACCGTAGCATAACCGGTAATGATGATACAGATTGCTTCCGGGTCAATTTTATGGATTTCCCCGATCAAATCGATTCCACTGATGCCAGGCATCATGACATCAAGCAGCACTAAATCGCAAGGATTCTGGCGAAAGAGCGCCAAACCTTGTTCGCCGTTTTCTGCCGTTTCAACGATATATCCCTGGGGAGTCAAGCCGCGTTTGATTCCCTCGCGGATACCCGCTTCATCGTCAATGACCAGGATTCTATCCGCCAATTAATCCCTCCTCAGCCTGGTGTTCTCGAGGCAGGTTCAACTTCACAGGCAAGCTAATGATAAAAGTCGTACCGCGCCCCACTTCGCTTCGGACAGAAATCTGGCCGCGGTGCATTTTGACAATTCCATAAATGATCGCCAGACCCAGGCCGGTGCCCTTTCCCACCGGTTTGGTGGTAAAGAAAGGTGTAAAGAGCTTGCTGAGATGCTCCTGAGGAATACCTTTACCTTCATCTTCTACTTCAATTGTGATGCTGCCGGGTGGTTTCGCGGCGGTGCGGATGGTAATCTTGCCTCCATCTGGCATGGCATCGGCGGCGTTGTGAATGAGGTTCAGGAGCACTTCTCGTAATTGAGCTGCGTCCAGTTCTGCCAGGGGTAGAGATTTATCAAGTTCTAAGTTGAAGAGAATCTTCTCGTATTGTGGGTGGCGTTTTTCGATTTCGATCAACTCTTGGATCAAATCGTTTAACGAAGTCGGTTGAGCGTTGACCTGAGTCTGGCGGGCAAAATTCAGTAAACCAGAGACAATCTGTTTGCAGCGCAGGGTCTCGTTGATGATGGTTTCTAAATCGGCTTTATGTTGGGGATCGAGGGCTGCTTCGCGGTGCAAAATATCAGCATAGAGCAAGATGGTGGCAAGGGGATTATTCAATTCATGTGCCACACCAGCTGCCAGTTGACCCAGAGAGGCTAATTTCTCGGATTGAATTAATTTATCTTGCGTGCTTTGAAGGGTGTCCAGCATGGTGTTGAACGAACTGGCAACCAGTCCAACCTCACCGCCAACATTAATCGGTGCCCGGGCAGATAGATCACCCTGGGAAACCTTTTGGCTGGTTTGAACCAGTTTACGTAACTCCCCCAACGGGCGGGTGATGTAGCCTGCGACTGGTATCGCCAGGATAAATGTCGTCAAAAGGCTCACCAGGGCAATCAGGCCAACCTGACGGTTAAACGCCGTGAGCAGCCGCATGAAGCGTTCCTGGCTGGCACCGACATAGAGAATGCCGACGATATTTCCTTGATGGTCGTAAATCGGATCGTAGCGAGTGATGTAATTCTGGTTCACTACAAAGGCCGGGCCAACAAAGCTTTCCCCTTTGTACAATACGACTTCGCCGACTTCGGCCGATAAGCGGGTCCCAATGGCGCGTTTGCCCTGCTCGGTGAGGACATTTGTAGAAACTCGCTGGTCGCCAAGAAAGATGGTCACGGTGTCAACGCCTGCCACCGTTTTAATCCGGTCAACCAGTGTGAAGTCATTATTGATCAAATGAAAAACAACCACTGCCCCCAGAGGTTGCCCTTTTTCGAGCAAAGGTGCAGCCGACACTAACGCCAGGCCAGCGCTGCCTTCGCGTGGGTCAAAGGGTTGTGGGGCAGCGCGTGGGGTGTCCAGGATGGGAATGTGAGCTTTTTCGGCTAAGCCAACACTCAGCAGGGCTTCTTCGGGGATGATTTCGGTGGCAGAAAATATCTGCTGCTCTTCAATGGCTTTTTGGACAATCGGCAATGAGAAAGAATAGGCTGGGTCTTGCTCTAAGACGATGAGGTTCCTTTCTTCAAGAAGGAATCCGCCCTTCACTTTGCCGTCCTGATCCACAACTACAACGACGTGATTCCCTTGATCGAAAAGTCCCCTCATCTGGGTGGAGAGATAAGTCTGGAAATCGGATGTCGTTTGCCCCTTTTTACCTGTTAAGTCGGCTTGAAAGAAACTCAAGACCTGGGAATCGTTTGCCAGACGGGCGGTTGTATCCTCGATCCACTTCAAGTGATCGGCGTAGAAAGCCTGCGCCAGGCGCATATCGCGCGAGACGCGCTCGGTCATCGAGGTAATTAGATATTGATCAATGGTCCTGGAGATTACCCAGGCGCCAGCGCCGAACGAAAGCGCAGCAACCAGTGAAAAAGCCACTACGAGGGTAAATTGAAACGGAGCAGGAAATATTTGCTTATAAAAGCGCAGGAATCCATTGGTTCGAATATCTGATCGATTGATCACGAAAGTTCCCTCAGGGTATGCCTCATGGCAACATAAAACAGTCTTCCAGGGCAGCCTGCACTTTGGAAGCCAGATATTCAGGAATCAAAGCCGAGCAGGTCGAAACCGAAGTGGAGAGGGCATAGATCGGAACACCCTGTTCTCTCAGACACTGAAGGAAGCTTCCGGCGATGCCGGGGCGGAGGCGAAAGTCCGGCCCATAGATTCCGATGCTGGCAATATCGGTTTTTAGCTTGATGGATTGTACTCCGAGCGGTTTTTGAAGCCTTGCTAACAGATCAAAGGCTGCTGGCGTATCCTCCCGGGCAACAGCCAGCGTTAACTGTCCCTGAGCCGTGTGATCGTAAAGCTGTACAAGGAACTGGATGTTGATCTTTTGCAAGCCAAATTCGGTCAATAATTTCGCCTCGGCATCCGTTTTGACGCTGGTTAGCCCTTGAACGCACAGCATGGATAAGTTTTCATGTCGCAGGATACCGCCGATCTTTATTTTTTCCACCGCGCCTTATGGATTAAGCAGCTTATTGATCTGGCGGATTAACTCAGCCGCCTCTACCGGTTTGCTCATAAAGGCATTGATGTGGATATACTCATCAGTTGGGAACAGGGCGGCATAGTCCGTGTTGGCGATCGAAGTGACCATGATAATCGGGATTTT
Coding sequences within it:
- a CDS encoding sensor histidine kinase — encoded protein: MADRILVIDDEAGIREGIKRGLTPQGYIVETAENGEQGLALFRQNPCDLVLLDVMMPGISGIDLIGEIHKIDPEAICIIITGYATVEMAVRAIKEGAYDFLTKPFSVDDLLLVVRQGLERRRLSLETRRLQSIEAEARRLQEEKARLEELDRSKMQFIRLVTHELQAPIAAIHTYLKLIQDGYISPEEQKGIIEKCLKRAQEQMKLINDLLELGRVQAQIQEGEVEKIDLEEILNAVVEKMMPQAIEKGLDFRLHIQSGPKVIFGNRDHFTSVWTNLIGNAIKYTEKGFVEVTLRTEDGQLIGEIRDSGIGIPEADQKNLFQEFFRASNARKSHRQGTGLGLSIVKRIVEAAGGHVWVESKEGEGSLFGFSVPLAQP
- a CDS encoding integral membrane sensor signal transduction histidine kinase translates to MINRSDIRTNGFLRFYKQIFPAPFQFTLVVAFSLVAALSFGAGAWVISRTIDQYLITSMTERVSRDMRLAQAFYADHLKWIEDTTARLANDSQVLSFFQADLTGKKGQTTSDFQTYLSTQMRGLFDQGNHVVVVVDQDGKVKGGFLLEERNLIVLEQDPAYSFSLPIVQKAIEEQQIFSATEIIPEEALLSVGLAEKAHIPILDTPRAAPQPFDPREGSAGLALVSAAPLLEKGQPLGAVVVFHLINNDFTLVDRIKTVAGVDTVTIFLGDQRVSTNVLTEQGKRAIGTRLSAEVGEVVLYKGESFVGPAFVVNQNYITRYDPIYDHQGNIVGILYVGASQERFMRLLTAFNRQVGLIALVSLLTTFILAIPVAGYITRPLGELRKLVQTSQKVSQGDLSARAPINVGGEVGLVASSFNTMLDTLQSTQDKLIQSEKLASLGQLAAGVAHELNNPLATILLYADILHREAALDPQHKADLETIINETLRCKQIVSGLLNFARQTQVNAQPTSLNDLIQELIEIEKRHPQYEKILFNLELDKSLPLAELDAAQLREVLLNLIHNAADAMPDGGKITIRTAAKPPGSITIEVEDEGKGIPQEHLSKLFTPFFTTKPVGKGTGLGLAIIYGIVKMHRGQISVRSEVGRGTTFIISLPVKLNLPREHQAEEGLIGG